A portion of the Stigmatella aurantiaca DW4/3-1 genome contains these proteins:
- a CDS encoding YcaO-like family protein has translation MSLKEAREAYRRAMPEGELELFRIDGLDRLSVPVVAGSLRAANGLWFLSYGYGATEEEAEVSALGELAEYVFTSQSMSTAPLFQGSYTELVRTHGSEGVADPLTLGLPVGSPYQPDMPLTWVEMRRLATGERVLVPEEYIVSYPEQRRGRSASLITPITNGQGAGLSYSQALAHALLELLQRDGNGLQFRAMDQGTVLDLEDARLSPAIGALLENYRRAGIEVVAKLASTEFGVANVYVVGNDPNPGEQPLMVTSCGEAADPDRDRALRKALLEYASSRSRKAFMHGPLEAVSRVAPAGYLDRFLPLLDLGLEESRALNSMMEWASMPVSVLRKLTASTLHCRHKVRFDTLPQAPEAGDPTLRCEQVVEALHAAGFDILVADMPTADGSAHGVKALVPGLEVETLSYYRIGERNVARLLARGDPLVGLGAPPQGALPVRLTAEAEERLGGPAWFNVRLAEQRVGRLYSLYREPSDHSVQVALRARRFGGA, from the coding sequence ATGAGCTTGAAAGAAGCCCGGGAGGCCTATCGCCGCGCCATGCCCGAGGGAGAACTGGAGCTGTTTCGCATTGATGGACTGGATCGGTTGAGCGTGCCGGTCGTGGCCGGCAGTCTCCGGGCGGCGAATGGGCTTTGGTTCCTCTCCTATGGTTACGGCGCCACGGAGGAGGAGGCCGAGGTCAGCGCGCTGGGAGAGCTGGCGGAGTACGTGTTCACCAGCCAGTCCATGAGCACCGCGCCCCTCTTCCAGGGGAGCTACACGGAGCTGGTGCGCACCCATGGTTCCGAGGGGGTGGCGGATCCGCTCACCCTGGGGTTGCCGGTGGGCAGCCCCTACCAGCCGGACATGCCCCTGACCTGGGTCGAGATGCGGCGGCTGGCCACGGGCGAGCGGGTCCTGGTGCCCGAGGAGTACATCGTCAGCTATCCCGAACAGCGCCGGGGGCGCTCGGCTTCCCTCATCACCCCCATCACCAACGGGCAGGGGGCCGGGTTGAGCTATTCCCAAGCGCTGGCCCACGCGCTGCTGGAACTGCTGCAACGGGATGGCAACGGCTTGCAGTTCCGGGCCATGGACCAGGGCACCGTCCTGGACCTGGAGGACGCCCGCCTGTCACCCGCCATCGGGGCCCTGTTGGAGAACTACCGCCGCGCGGGCATCGAGGTGGTCGCCAAGCTGGCCAGCACCGAGTTCGGCGTCGCCAACGTGTACGTGGTGGGCAACGATCCGAACCCCGGGGAGCAGCCCCTGATGGTCACTTCCTGTGGGGAGGCGGCGGACCCGGACCGGGACCGGGCCCTGCGCAAGGCCTTGCTGGAGTACGCCAGCTCCCGCTCGCGCAAGGCCTTCATGCATGGCCCCCTGGAGGCGGTGAGCCGCGTTGCCCCCGCCGGGTACCTGGATCGGTTCTTGCCGCTGTTGGACCTGGGCCTGGAGGAGTCGCGCGCCCTCAACAGCATGATGGAGTGGGCCAGCATGCCTGTCAGCGTTCTGCGCAAGCTGACGGCCAGCACGCTTCACTGTCGCCACAAGGTCCGCTTCGACACGCTGCCCCAGGCGCCAGAGGCGGGGGATCCCACGCTGCGCTGCGAGCAGGTGGTGGAGGCGCTCCATGCGGCGGGCTTCGACATCCTGGTGGCGGACATGCCCACGGCGGATGGCTCTGCCCACGGGGTCAAGGCGCTCGTGCCAGGGCTCGAGGTGGAGACCCTGTCCTATTACCGCATCGGGGAGCGGAACGTGGCCCGCCTGCTCGCGAGGGGGGATCCGTTGGTGGGGCTGGGTGCTCCGCCCCAGGGGGCGCTGCCCGTGCGGCTGACGGCGGAGGCGGAGGAGCGGTTGGGCGGCCCCGCCTGGTTCAACGTCCGGCTGGCCGAGCAGCGCGTGGGGCGCCTCTATTCGCTCTACCGTGAGCCGAGTGACCACAGCGTTCAGGTGGCCCTGCGCGCCCGCCGCTTCGGCGGGGCATGA
- a CDS encoding class I SAM-dependent methyltransferase: protein MRPANVAVAQPLCLRSPLNQQPLRPVVPGVLFDGDAFWPVVDGIPYLRTGRELLRAEVIAALKRGDRRLALAHLLRDQDDWARSPPPKLEQTLEVVDGVIAGTLGLRQAMERLHFGPVAHYFTHRWSAPTFLSALGLLAQHWDSPPCMVEIACGLGQVLREVTQRGTPGVGIDVVFAKLWLARHFVVPEAGLVCADATVGLPMEPIGGAAVLCHDALYFLLEKRRVLSEMRRVAGSSGRVLVGHAHNRLVDQRGIGGVPLTPEEYAALLPGAACYDDSDFVTAFLEGKPASPRAPVALRQAEALCFSAAGGPANGSIDFGQPKPGARLKPNPLLVERNGLLHPSWPAPGFADEYASATYLGGHPSLSAELLARAASGLVDDEIALLARRRLLLDLPERW, encoded by the coding sequence GTGAGGCCCGCGAACGTGGCCGTGGCACAGCCGCTGTGTCTGCGCAGCCCCCTCAACCAGCAGCCCTTGCGCCCCGTGGTGCCGGGCGTCCTGTTCGACGGGGATGCGTTCTGGCCGGTGGTGGACGGCATTCCCTACCTGCGCACGGGCCGCGAACTGCTCCGGGCCGAGGTGATCGCCGCGCTGAAGCGAGGCGACCGCCGCTTGGCGCTCGCGCACCTGTTGAGGGACCAAGACGACTGGGCGCGCTCACCCCCTCCGAAGCTCGAACAGACGCTGGAGGTGGTGGATGGCGTCATCGCGGGAACCCTGGGGCTTCGCCAGGCGATGGAGCGGCTCCACTTCGGCCCCGTGGCGCACTACTTCACGCATCGCTGGTCCGCCCCCACGTTTCTCAGTGCCCTGGGGCTGCTGGCTCAGCACTGGGACTCGCCCCCGTGCATGGTGGAGATTGCCTGCGGCCTCGGGCAGGTATTGCGCGAGGTGACCCAGCGCGGCACGCCGGGGGTGGGCATCGACGTGGTGTTCGCCAAGTTGTGGCTGGCGCGCCACTTCGTCGTTCCGGAGGCGGGCCTGGTGTGCGCGGACGCCACCGTGGGTTTGCCGATGGAGCCCATCGGGGGGGCGGCCGTGCTGTGCCATGACGCCCTCTACTTCCTGCTGGAAAAGCGGCGGGTGCTGTCGGAGATGCGCCGTGTGGCCGGGTCCTCGGGCCGCGTCCTGGTGGGCCATGCCCACAACCGCCTCGTGGATCAGCGGGGCATCGGCGGCGTGCCCCTCACGCCCGAGGAGTACGCGGCGCTGTTGCCCGGGGCGGCTTGCTATGACGACTCCGACTTCGTGACGGCGTTCCTGGAGGGCAAGCCCGCCTCCCCGCGCGCTCCGGTGGCGTTGCGCCAAGCGGAGGCCCTGTGCTTCAGCGCGGCGGGCGGACCGGCAAATGGTTCGATCGACTTTGGGCAGCCCAAGCCGGGGGCCCGGTTGAAGCCCAACCCGCTGCTGGTGGAGCGCAACGGCCTGCTGCACCCCTCCTGGCCTGCTCCCGGGTTTGCCGACGAGTATGCCAGCGCGACCTATCTGGGTGGGCATCCGTCCCTGAGCGCGGAGCTGCTGGCGAGGGCTGCTTCTGGCCTGGTGGATGACGAGATCGCGCTGCTGGCCCGGCGGCGGCTGCTGCTGGATCTGCCCGAGCGGTGGTGA
- a CDS encoding acyltransferase family protein, with the protein MRDRREDPQTLSNDLFCMRGVGILLVVFVHVLGVDASHGVRKLFPSNRMDLRIAVELIHSFNMAVMLIGSGVAVAAFGRSNLSLRDFLRKKLNKLIVPMLVWAPVLYLMQEFSRGIPHGTSGWLKLLGRVPHTWFPPYAIFWFVHALVGCTLLTWLFQKFAAPKLGRWSRLFYFGLALVLYAVVTRLRTQLGAGLGDYLALVLYWNRFFGLGMLIHPWLVPARQALSRLSSTHQALLPAGLFAIIVLVYTAIPRAHYDLAYVINGPLGFCMLFSLAIFLRNRAHQGGAVWQDVWGRLTFAGSISMIIYLFHLYFVSGMRMALERWHPETLLAVHLVLGFLGGCMGPWLLFQCFKGHPLFHWSAGLSKHLPALQVRRGQPRSEAAPIPWTSKL; encoded by the coding sequence ATGCGCGACCGACGGGAAGATCCGCAGACGCTCTCCAATGATCTGTTCTGCATGCGGGGTGTCGGCATCTTGCTCGTGGTGTTCGTGCATGTGCTGGGCGTGGATGCCAGCCATGGGGTGCGCAAGCTCTTCCCCTCGAACCGGATGGACCTGCGGATCGCGGTCGAGCTCATCCACAGCTTCAACATGGCGGTGATGCTGATCGGCTCGGGGGTGGCGGTGGCTGCCTTCGGCCGGTCGAACCTGTCGCTGCGAGACTTCCTGCGCAAGAAGCTGAACAAGCTCATCGTGCCCATGCTGGTGTGGGCGCCCGTGCTGTACCTGATGCAAGAGTTCTCCCGGGGCATTCCCCACGGCACGAGCGGCTGGCTCAAGCTGCTGGGCCGTGTGCCCCACACCTGGTTCCCGCCCTACGCGATCTTCTGGTTCGTGCACGCGCTGGTCGGGTGCACCTTGCTGACGTGGCTGTTCCAGAAGTTCGCCGCGCCGAAGCTGGGCCGCTGGAGCCGCCTCTTCTACTTCGGCCTTGCCCTCGTGCTGTATGCCGTGGTGACCCGTTTGCGGACCCAGCTCGGCGCGGGCCTGGGCGATTACCTCGCGCTCGTCCTGTACTGGAACCGCTTCTTCGGGCTGGGAATGCTCATCCACCCGTGGCTGGTGCCCGCCCGCCAGGCGCTCTCCCGGCTTTCGAGCACGCACCAGGCGCTGCTGCCCGCGGGTCTCTTCGCGATCATCGTGCTCGTCTACACGGCGATCCCCCGCGCGCATTACGACCTGGCGTATGTCATCAACGGGCCGCTGGGGTTCTGCATGCTGTTCTCGCTGGCCATCTTCCTGCGCAACCGGGCGCACCAAGGGGGCGCGGTATGGCAGGACGTGTGGGGCCGGCTGACCTTCGCTGGTTCCATCAGCATGATCATCTACCTCTTCCACCTCTACTTCGTGTCGGGGATGCGCATGGCGCTGGAGCGCTGGCATCCGGAGACCCTGCTCGCGGTGCACCTCGTGCTGGGCTTCCTGGGCGGGTGCATGGGCCCCTGGCTCCTCTTCCAGTGCTTCAAGGGCCACCCGCTGTTCCACTGGAGCGCGGGCCTCTCCAAGCACCTGCCAGCCTTGCAGGTGCGGCGGGGACAGCCCCGCAGTGAGGCCGCCCCGATTCCGTGGACCTCCAAGCTGTAG
- a CDS encoding DMT family transporter: MKAYAFLAVAILAEVIATSSLKATAEFTRLWPSVLVAAGYVTAFYFLTLSLRSIPIGIAYALWSGVGIILVAIAGYVLYQQKLDPAAIAGIAMILGGCLVINLFSKSAGH, encoded by the coding sequence GTGAAAGCCTATGCCTTCCTCGCCGTGGCCATCCTCGCGGAGGTGATCGCGACGTCCTCTCTCAAGGCGACCGCGGAATTCACCCGCCTGTGGCCGAGCGTGCTGGTGGCCGCGGGCTATGTCACCGCGTTCTACTTCCTGACCTTGTCCCTGCGCTCGATTCCGATCGGCATCGCCTATGCCCTCTGGAGCGGCGTCGGCATCATCCTGGTGGCCATCGCGGGCTACGTGCTCTACCAGCAAAAGCTGGACCCCGCGGCCATCGCGGGCATCGCGATGATTCTCGGCGGCTGCCTGGTCATCAACCTCTTCTCGAAGAGCGCGGGCCACTGA
- the hisIE gene encoding bifunctional phosphoribosyl-AMP cyclohydrolase/phosphoribosyl-ATP diphosphatase HisIE, which produces MTLDLSKLDFTKGNGLVTVVTQDARSGDVLMVAHADREALERTLATGEMHYRSRTRGLWHKGATSGNVQRVVSLMADCDGDAVLARVEKAGPACHTGEETCFGPGRLDALVALDATITERAAQTPPPGEKPSYTRRLLEDRNLRLKKIGEEGAELVTACADGDRHRAMEEAADVLYHLLVAVRPLGIQLEDVKQVLAQRAIKPSPR; this is translated from the coding sequence ATGACGCTGGATCTCTCCAAGCTGGATTTCACCAAGGGCAATGGGCTGGTCACCGTGGTGACGCAGGATGCCCGCAGCGGGGACGTGCTGATGGTGGCGCACGCGGACCGGGAGGCGCTGGAGCGGACGCTGGCCACGGGGGAGATGCACTACCGCTCCCGCACGCGGGGCCTGTGGCACAAGGGGGCCACCAGCGGCAATGTGCAGCGCGTGGTGTCCCTCATGGCCGACTGCGACGGGGACGCGGTCCTGGCGCGCGTGGAGAAGGCGGGTCCCGCCTGTCATACAGGGGAGGAGACCTGCTTTGGCCCGGGACGGCTGGATGCCTTGGTGGCCCTGGATGCCACCATCACCGAGCGCGCCGCGCAGACACCGCCGCCTGGAGAGAAGCCGAGCTACACGCGCAGGTTGCTGGAGGATCGAAACCTCCGGCTGAAGAAGATTGGCGAGGAGGGCGCGGAGTTGGTGACGGCCTGCGCGGATGGAGACAGGCACCGGGCGATGGAAGAAGCGGCGGATGTGCTCTATCACCTGCTCGTGGCGGTACGTCCCCTGGGCATCCAACTGGAGGACGTCAAGCAAGTCCTGGCGCAACGCGCCATCAAGCCGTCCCCTCGCTGA
- the hisF gene encoding imidazole glycerol phosphate synthase subunit HisF: MLARRLIVCLDMKGGRVVKGVQFEGLRDVGDPVALAMRYEAEGADEVTFLDISASAEERETLWDVVHRTSERLFIPLTVGGGVRTADDVGRALRAGADKVSINSAAVTNPELLTACAERFGAQCVVASIDARREDGRWRVYTRGGRTPTGLDAVDWARECVRRGAGEVLLTSIDRDGARSGYDLELTRAVAEAVAVPVIASGGAGNAQHVREALTDGKADAALVAGILHDGLTTVGAIKTLLLGSGLRIRSHA, translated from the coding sequence ATGCTGGCGCGGCGGTTGATCGTCTGTCTGGACATGAAGGGCGGACGGGTGGTGAAGGGCGTCCAGTTCGAGGGACTGCGCGATGTGGGCGACCCGGTGGCGCTGGCCATGCGCTACGAGGCCGAAGGGGCGGACGAGGTGACCTTCCTCGACATCTCCGCCAGCGCCGAGGAGCGGGAGACGTTGTGGGATGTCGTCCATCGCACCTCCGAGCGGCTCTTCATCCCCCTGACGGTGGGCGGGGGCGTGCGCACCGCGGACGACGTGGGCCGAGCGCTCCGGGCGGGGGCGGACAAGGTGAGCATCAACTCGGCGGCGGTGACGAACCCGGAGTTGCTCACCGCGTGCGCGGAGCGCTTCGGCGCCCAGTGCGTGGTGGCCAGCATCGATGCCCGGCGCGAGGACGGCCGATGGCGCGTCTACACCCGTGGAGGCCGGACCCCCACGGGGTTGGATGCGGTGGACTGGGCCCGCGAGTGTGTCCGCCGGGGGGCTGGGGAAGTGCTCCTCACGAGCATCGACCGGGATGGGGCCCGCTCGGGATATGACCTGGAGCTGACACGGGCCGTCGCCGAGGCGGTGGCCGTGCCGGTCATCGCTTCGGGGGGCGCTGGGAACGCACAGCACGTGCGAGAGGCGCTCACGGATGGCAAGGCGGATGCGGCGCTGGTGGCGGGCATCCTCCATGACGGGCTCACCACCGTGGGCGCCATCAAAACGCTGCTGCTGGGAAGCGGCCTCCGCATCAGGAGCCATGCATGA
- a CDS encoding imidazoleglycerol-phosphate dehydratase — protein MTIVTRETKETQIRIELTRGKGVAQVDTGLKFFDHMLGTFARYAGLDMTLHARGDLRHHIMEDVAITLGTAVYQIIPPTAARYGERTLPMDDALVQAVIDTCGRFYYRGPLRNRLYDHWMRSFCEHAKVTLHLRILRGKDSHHLTEAAFKALGLALRDAMVDSGTVFSTKGSIALEVK, from the coding sequence ATGACGATCGTGACCCGGGAGACGAAGGAGACCCAGATCCGCATCGAGCTGACGCGGGGCAAGGGCGTGGCCCAGGTGGACACCGGCCTGAAGTTCTTCGACCACATGCTGGGGACCTTCGCGCGCTACGCGGGGCTGGACATGACGCTCCACGCGCGGGGGGATTTGCGCCACCACATCATGGAGGACGTGGCCATTACCCTGGGCACGGCGGTGTATCAGATCATCCCTCCCACTGCCGCGCGCTATGGCGAGCGCACCCTGCCCATGGATGACGCCCTGGTGCAGGCGGTCATCGACACCTGCGGACGCTTCTACTACCGCGGGCCGCTGCGCAACCGGCTGTATGACCACTGGATGCGCTCGTTCTGCGAGCACGCCAAGGTGACGCTCCACCTGCGCATCCTCCGGGGCAAGGACAGCCACCACCTCACGGAGGCGGCCTTCAAGGCGCTTGGCCTGGCGCTGCGGGATGCCATGGTGGACTCGGGCACGGTCTTCAGCACCAAGGGCTCCATCGCCCTGGAGGTGAAGTGA
- a CDS encoding HisA/HisF-related TIM barrel protein: MIAIPAIDLREGACVQLVGGSYDAERVRVNEPLDALKKWRSFGFKTFHVVDLDAALGKGSNLEVIARLLSHEPGLTFTVGGGVREAEKVEAVLARGASFAVVGTRAIEDTAWLADVAGRFPGRVVVAADVKGREVVTRGWTAGSARDVKDVLAVLDPLPLGGLLVTAVHKEGQMGGVDLPLMQEVIRESRHRVYASGGVTTLEDLRALADAGAHGAVIGMALYTGKLDAAAVAREFA; this comes from the coding sequence ATGATTGCCATTCCCGCCATCGATCTGAGGGAAGGGGCGTGTGTGCAACTCGTGGGCGGCTCGTACGACGCCGAGCGCGTGCGCGTGAACGAGCCGCTCGATGCGTTGAAGAAGTGGCGGAGCTTCGGCTTCAAGACCTTCCATGTGGTGGACCTGGATGCTGCGCTGGGCAAGGGCTCCAACCTGGAGGTCATCGCCCGGTTGCTCTCCCACGAGCCGGGGCTCACCTTCACCGTGGGCGGTGGTGTGCGGGAGGCGGAGAAGGTGGAGGCGGTGCTCGCCCGGGGCGCCTCGTTCGCCGTGGTGGGCACGCGCGCCATCGAGGACACCGCCTGGCTGGCGGATGTGGCCGGGCGCTTTCCGGGCCGCGTGGTGGTGGCCGCGGACGTGAAGGGCCGCGAGGTGGTGACGCGAGGCTGGACGGCGGGCAGCGCCCGGGATGTGAAGGACGTGCTCGCGGTGCTGGACCCGCTGCCCCTGGGAGGGCTGCTGGTGACGGCCGTCCACAAGGAAGGGCAGATGGGTGGGGTGGATCTGCCCTTGATGCAGGAGGTGATTCGCGAGAGCCGTCACCGGGTGTATGCCTCGGGCGGCGTGACGACGCTGGAAGACCTCCGGGCCCTGGCGGACGCGGGCGCCCATGGGGCCGTCATTGGCATGGCCCTCTATACGGGGAAGCTCGACGCGGCCGCGGTCGCACGGGAGTTCGCATGA
- the hisH gene encoding imidazole glycerol phosphate synthase subunit HisH, which translates to MRVTLFDYGAGNIHSLAKALATAAGADVRVQTDPRKALETDVLVLPGVGAFGSAAARLEPGREPMRQALEQGLPCLGICLGMQLLFEGSDEGEGQGLGIFQGRVTRLKARQVPHIGWNSVEEDAAVKGVTLNSVYYAHSFACRAEQPGVVSGWTTHEEDRFPASVRRGKVLGVQFHPEKSSSAGVGFLQAFLKEVTS; encoded by the coding sequence ATGAGAGTCACCTTGTTTGACTACGGCGCGGGGAACATCCACTCCCTCGCCAAAGCGCTCGCCACGGCCGCGGGCGCGGACGTCCGGGTGCAGACCGATCCCCGGAAGGCCTTGGAGACGGACGTGCTCGTGCTTCCTGGGGTCGGGGCATTTGGTTCCGCGGCCGCCCGGCTCGAGCCCGGCCGTGAGCCGATGCGCCAGGCGCTGGAGCAGGGCCTGCCGTGTCTCGGCATCTGCCTGGGCATGCAGTTGCTCTTCGAGGGCAGCGATGAGGGCGAGGGCCAGGGGCTCGGCATCTTCCAGGGACGGGTGACGCGGCTGAAGGCCCGGCAGGTGCCGCACATCGGCTGGAACTCCGTGGAGGAGGATGCCGCGGTGAAGGGCGTGACGCTGAACTCCGTCTATTACGCCCACAGCTTTGCCTGCCGTGCCGAGCAGCCCGGCGTGGTGTCGGGCTGGACGACGCACGAGGAGGATCGTTTCCCGGCCTCGGTGCGGCGAGGCAAGGTGCTCGGGGTGCAGTTCCATCCCGAGAAGAGTTCCTCGGCGGGTGTGGGTTTCCTCCAGGCTTTTCTGAAAGAGGTGACGTCATGA
- a CDS encoding pyridoxal phosphate-dependent aminotransferase, which yields MRTRPSYRDISLYSPPAVPCRVDLSDNTNLFGVPPAAERALREAASSLITRYPISYAPDLKQALSQYTGFEPSWLTTGCGSDDLIDCALRAFLEPGERIAVPDPSFSMMSYFARVNGLQFSPVPLRQDWDIDVEAMLATGARLLYVCSPNNPTSTVASRAALERLVDAAPGIVLLDEAYTEFSRGSNVDLVRSRPNVLVTRTLSKAFGLAGMRVGYAIGRPELVAEVEKARGPYKHNGVAERMAIAALTEDLPWVKAHAGEVQALRQRLVEALEAMGLKPLPTEANFVFVPFPGAIQVAARMREQGVNIRAFQGLTGVGEALRIGCGPWPMMEAALGALREAWR from the coding sequence ATGCGCACCCGTCCGTCCTACCGAGACATCTCGCTCTACTCGCCACCGGCCGTTCCGTGCCGGGTGGACCTGAGCGACAACACCAACCTCTTCGGGGTCCCTCCGGCCGCCGAGCGCGCCCTGCGCGAGGCCGCCTCCTCGCTCATCACCCGCTACCCCATCAGCTATGCGCCGGACCTCAAGCAGGCCCTCTCCCAGTACACGGGCTTCGAGCCTTCGTGGCTGACCACGGGCTGTGGCTCGGACGATCTCATCGACTGTGCGCTGCGAGCCTTCCTGGAGCCTGGCGAGCGCATCGCTGTTCCGGATCCTTCCTTCTCGATGATGTCCTACTTCGCCCGGGTGAATGGGCTTCAGTTCTCCCCGGTGCCGCTCCGGCAGGACTGGGACATCGACGTGGAGGCGATGCTCGCCACGGGGGCCCGGCTCCTCTATGTCTGCTCGCCCAACAACCCCACCAGCACGGTGGCCTCTCGTGCCGCCTTGGAGCGGTTGGTGGATGCGGCGCCCGGCATCGTGCTCCTGGATGAGGCGTATACGGAGTTCTCCCGTGGCAGCAACGTGGACCTGGTCCGCTCGCGGCCCAACGTCCTCGTCACGCGGACGCTGTCCAAGGCCTTTGGCCTGGCGGGCATGCGGGTGGGCTACGCGATCGGCCGCCCCGAGCTGGTGGCCGAGGTGGAGAAAGCGCGTGGCCCCTACAAGCACAATGGCGTCGCCGAGCGCATGGCCATCGCGGCCCTCACCGAGGATCTGCCCTGGGTGAAGGCGCATGCCGGGGAGGTCCAGGCGCTCCGTCAACGGTTGGTGGAGGCGCTGGAGGCAATGGGCCTGAAGCCGCTTCCCACCGAGGCCAACTTCGTCTTCGTTCCCTTTCCAGGCGCGATTCAGGTGGCTGCCCGCATGCGGGAGCAGGGGGTGAACATCCGGGCCTTTCAGGGGCTGACCGGGGTGGGCGAGGCGCTTCGGATCGGTTGTGGTCCCTGGCCCATGATGGAAGCGGCGCTCGGCGCGCTGCGGGAGGCATGGCGATGA
- the hisD gene encoding histidinol dehydrogenase, translating into MSAGTLKYRGPLSGLSPEARRRLLERSGTSDAQVAERTRELIARVRQDGDAALLEMALQFDRARLSSLEVPRARWEEALAALKPEVRSALERAARNIATAHRAQKPQAIEVETEPGIVVGRRPDPLGRVGVYAPGGRAVYPSSVLMGVVPAKVAGVGEVIVCSPPGPDGLPAAGVLAAALLAGADRVFALGGAGAVAAMAYGTQSVPRVDRIVGPGNAYVAAAKLQVVDAVAIDAPAGPSEILVVADGSADPEAVAREMLAQAEHDPDACCVTLAVGQAQADAVAQAVERASARARRREIVSTSLRERGAVLSVDSLEEAWPFVSAFAPEHLLLATAAPQEHLARVRHCGTVFLGERASVAFGDYMTGANHVLPTAGLGHAYSGLSVLDFYRWTAWQRVDREAAARLAEDVGTLADSEGLFAHAEAARAWRHS; encoded by the coding sequence GTGAGCGCTGGAACGCTGAAGTACCGGGGGCCGCTCTCCGGTTTGTCCCCCGAGGCCCGGCGCCGCCTGCTCGAGCGCTCGGGAACGTCGGATGCCCAGGTCGCCGAGCGGACCCGCGAGCTCATCGCCCGTGTGCGCCAGGACGGCGATGCCGCGTTGCTGGAGATGGCGCTTCAGTTCGACCGGGCCCGGCTCTCGTCGCTCGAGGTGCCCCGGGCGCGGTGGGAGGAGGCCCTCGCCGCGTTGAAGCCGGAGGTCCGGAGTGCCCTGGAGCGGGCCGCCCGCAACATCGCCACGGCCCACAGGGCCCAGAAGCCCCAGGCCATCGAGGTGGAGACGGAGCCGGGCATCGTCGTGGGCCGGAGGCCGGACCCGCTGGGGCGGGTGGGGGTTTATGCGCCGGGCGGCCGGGCCGTGTACCCCAGCAGTGTGTTGATGGGGGTTGTGCCGGCGAAGGTGGCCGGGGTGGGGGAGGTCATCGTCTGCTCGCCGCCTGGGCCCGATGGGCTGCCCGCGGCCGGGGTGCTGGCGGCGGCGTTGCTGGCGGGAGCGGACCGGGTCTTCGCCCTGGGCGGGGCGGGGGCCGTGGCCGCCATGGCCTATGGCACCCAGAGTGTGCCCCGGGTGGATCGCATCGTGGGTCCCGGCAACGCCTATGTCGCCGCCGCCAAGCTCCAGGTGGTGGACGCGGTGGCCATCGATGCTCCCGCGGGGCCCAGTGAGATCCTCGTCGTGGCGGATGGCTCGGCGGATCCCGAAGCCGTGGCCCGCGAGATGCTGGCCCAGGCCGAGCACGATCCGGACGCCTGTTGCGTGACGCTGGCGGTCGGGCAGGCCCAGGCCGATGCGGTGGCCCAGGCGGTGGAGCGCGCGTCGGCCCGGGCGCGGCGGCGGGAGATTGTCTCCACCTCCTTGAGAGAGCGGGGCGCCGTTCTGAGCGTGGACTCCCTGGAAGAGGCGTGGCCCTTCGTGTCGGCCTTCGCGCCCGAGCATCTGCTCCTTGCCACCGCAGCCCCCCAGGAGCACCTGGCACGGGTGCGGCACTGCGGCACCGTCTTTCTCGGGGAGCGTGCCTCCGTGGCCTTCGGGGACTACATGACGGGCGCCAACCATGTGCTGCCCACCGCGGGGCTGGGGCATGCCTACTCGGGGTTGTCCGTGCTCGATTTCTACCGGTGGACCGCTTGGCAACGGGTGGACCGTGAGGCGGCGGCTCGGCTCGCGGAGGATGTGGGAACACTTGCTGACAGTGAGGGGCTTTTTGCCCACGCGGAAGCCGCCCGGGCCTGGAGACATTCGTGA